In one Plasmodium reichenowi strain SY57 chromosome 7, whole genome shotgun sequence genomic region, the following are encoded:
- a CDS encoding hypothetical protein (conserved Plasmodium protein, unknown function), whose product MQVITSDKIGLIQYIKCTAGNSIFEQNLPADLNRKINNMTWSGGYGGYEESEITICRENGLVESFQFYENAENPHVSDTASLSFLSCSNCIYTRMLNHHHNVIYEDILNEHKDKYANYLNFMPVYNNNEKVKNGIYEDYLLNSRLLVTVNSTGHVHVLNWEHDESSKYYLNDTLYKNEIKNEDIQKKMQLYCENYKKDVLNKIQYKKIDDKDNNNNNNIIITNNEYEHVNLQKICKEYHYNNMIAKENILQSYILSNPINAACVNELLTNRLAIGGYKNCLKVFDLFTGTYLWKSKGLGVSLLHLNCETLIKSLNFLNDINVNILCASTYDHKIILYDMRCQPKPVYIYDHYKTQNVIENKYNYFDHNYSESDLVFTNICNTSHIYSDDIDTKTLDMKDEKIKKENYDKDENISDNENNDDQHNNSHKDDDQHIHNNKDSIYIKFNTNQIQLQNLEIFNKFKEQKKNDIQPIKNKKRKLTHNDHSLKTTEKDIVLYNKTEDTGKTYCIKKFSHNDSQTIYVSDNYGSVYSFEIITGNKLLQYIYRKKCAIEKITYDKKSDKYLLKIKDKLYEFYKDFQNNNKTHMRNDLPTMWAKNDFDQFHINLIKKIKLHNGGISFLFLHKRGKFLCSASYDRFIIILNTETRKVIKRIHVGHVLTSCLFHSKTLEESTHPKGDNDCVSWADSSEEGEEDDDEEDDEEDDEEDEEEDGEEDEEEDGEEDGEEDEEEDGEEDDEEDEDDDDEDDDDENDDEEDEGEDDDDE is encoded by the exons ATGCAAGTAATAACCTCTGATAAAATTGGTTTAATccaatatataaaatgtacTGCGGGGAATTCTATATTTGAACAAAATCTCCCTGCTGATTtaaatagaaaaattaataacATGACATGGTCCGGGGGATATGG aGGATATGAAGAATCCGAAATAACCATATGCAGAGAAAATGGTCTTGTGGAATCATTTCAGTTTTATGAAAATGCAGAAAACCCACATGTTAGTGATACAGCATCTCTATCTTTCCTAAGTTGTAGTAACTGTATTTATACAAGAATGCTAaatcatcatcataatgtaatatatgaagatatattaaatgaacaCAAAGATAAATATGCAAACTATTTAAACTTTATGCctgtatataataataacgaaaaagtaaaaaatgGTATTTATGAAGATTATTTACTCAATAGTAGATTATTAGTTACTGTTAATAGTACTGGTCATGTTCATGTGTTAAATTGGGAACATGACGAATCTTCTAAATATTACTTGAACGATAcgttatataaaaatgaaataaaaaatgaagacatacaaaaaaaaatgcaACTTTATTgtgaaaattataaaaaggatgtattaaataaaattcaatataaaaagattGATGAcaaagataataataataataataatattattattacaaataatgaatatgaacatgttaatttacaaaaaatttgtaaagaatatcattataataatatgatagcaaaagaaaatatattacaatcATACATTCTAAGTAATCCAATAAATGCAGCATGTGTTAATGAATTATTAACAAATAGACTAGCTATTGGAggatataaaaattgtttAAAAGTTTTCGATTTATTTACTGGCACATATCTTTGGAAATCAAAAGGATTAGGAGTTAGTTTATTACATTTAAATTGTGAAACACTTATAAAATCattaaattttttgaatgatattaatgttaatatattatgtgcTTCAACATATGATCATAAAATTATACTTTATGATATGCGATGTCAACCCAAACctgtttatatttatgatcATTATAAAACACAAAATGTTATcgaaaataaatataattattttgatcATAACTATTCAGAGAGCGACTTGGTTTTTActaatatatgtaatacATCCCATATATATTCTGATGATATAGATACAAAAACTTTAGATATGaaagatgaaaaaattaaaaaggaaaattatgataaggatgaaaatataagtGATAACGAAAATAATGACGACCAGCATAATAATTCTCATAAAGATGATGATCAacatattcataataataaagattCCATTTATATCAAATTTAATACTAACCAAATACAACTTCAAAATTTagaaatttttaataaattcaaggaacaaaaaaaaaacgatATACAAccaataaaaaataaaaaaagaaaactAACACATAATGACCATTCCTTAAAAACAACTGAAAAAGATATAGTactatataataaaacGGAGGATACAGGAAAAACTTATTgcataaaaaaattctcACATAATGATAGTCAAACAATTTATGTTTCGGATAATTATGGAAGTGTTTATAGTTTTGAAATAATAACTGGTAATAAACtattacaatatatatatagaaaaaaatgtgcaatagaaaaaataacatatgACAAAAAAAGTGACAagtatttattaaaaattaaagataaattatatgaattttataaagattttcaaaataataataaaacacaTATGAGAAATGATTTACCAACTATGTGGGCCAAAAATGATTTTGATCAATTCCATATAAatcttataaaaaaaattaagcTTCATAATGGAGGTATATCCTTCTTGTTCTTACATAAAAGAGGGAAATTTCTGTGTTCAGCTAGCTATGACAGATTCATAATTATACTTAACACAGAAACTAGAAAGGTTATTAAAAGGATACATGTAGGGCATGTTCTTACAAGTTGTTTATTTCATTCAAAAACTCTTGAAGAAAGTACACATCCAAAAGGGGACAATGATTGTGTTAGTTGGGCTGATTCATCTGAGGAGGGAGAAGAAGATGATGATGAGGAAGATGATGAGGAAGATGATGAGGAAGATGAAGAGGAAGATGGTGAGGAAGATGAAGAGGAAGATGGTGAGGAAGATGGTGAGGAAGATGAAGAGGAAGATGGTGAGGAAGATGATGAGGAAGATGAAGATGAcgatgatgaagatgacGATGATGAAAATGACGATGAGGAAGATGAAGGAGAAGATGATGACGATGAATAA
- a CDS encoding hypothetical protein (conserved Plasmodium protein, unknown function) — translation MCSLKYFIFSLIWIFLYNEKAKDNSFLMNHNKREYNVPKGRILRLDTPEPWGDSETYEVVTKDKHGNLITTVFNKNAEALYFYINKKKPKEKNSSKPKNSKMRKKGKNN, via the exons ATGTGTTCCCTTAAgtatttcatattttccCTCATATGGATATTTCTATAC AATGAAAAGGCAAAGgataattcttttttaatgaaTCATAATAA GAGAGAATATAATGTTCCAAAAGGACGTATTTTAAG ATTGGATACTCCTGAACCTTGGGGGGATTCCGAAACATACGAAGTGGTAACTAAAGATAAGCACGGCAATTTAATTACTACtgtttttaataaaaatgctgaagcattatatttttatataaataaaaaaaaaccaaaAGAAAAGAATTCAAGCAAACcaaaaaattcaaaaatgagaaaaaaaggaaagaaTAATTAg
- a CDS encoding putative membrane protein (conserved Plasmodium membrane protein, unknown function~part of same gene as PRSY57_0722700A~gap found within coding sequence), whose translation FIVHIISSFYFYRSYYFILLLLSFILFHPFTFIVHIISFFYFYHSYYFISLFIRLYYFMSNYILIYILLVLL comes from the coding sequence TTTATCgttcatattatttcatccttttacttttatcgttcatattatttcattcttttacttttatcattcatattatttcatccttttacttttatcgttcatattatttcattcttttacttttatcattcatattatttcatttctttattcattcgtctttattattttatgtcaaattatatattaatatatattttacttGTCTTACTCTAA
- a CDS encoding putative membrane protein (conserved Plasmodium membrane protein, unknown function~part of same gene as PRSY57_0722700B~gap found within coding sequence), whose product MYIYIIMHTFHFFTFIVHIISFLY is encoded by the exons atgtacatatatataattatgcATA CGTTTCATTTCTTTACGTTTATCgttcatattatttcatttcttTAC
- a CDS encoding putative exported protein (Plasmodium exported protein, unknown function): MVNKNDIVEKSNNIYFSNNEYIIDRKNENNLLNIKKTKCNTKQNNCTFLFVLISFACVILLFCNVYEAPFINNDHFLISYCMRTRSLYESEILHQESYHNDLLQYRNPHKNVQQMVSDTTFHKNNLLNSVGNHRNVNDTLSHVKNKVDNLNNTNEKLKNKKLESPEGIYSNPEKKIKEEKFQGHNNVSKGAHSSYDELSKTKKINKIQNNLKEKRNRSNDTFYFYNNVNMDEGSKDMTTSSRIDNNNNPNDYYNNNTNVYDNNPNDYYDNNPNDYYDNNPNDYYNNNPNDHYNNNPNDHYNNYPNDYYNNNTNDYYNNNTNDYYNNNTNDYENIMLKKNKQTYYDYYPLKRFSSEEELENYLKKNGLRKDHFEKYLQRQFINGEENNKKHNDNDDNYNDIDLSIPNLYTYNNRSEENFYNYMNDNGLTEEHFHEELLKRSVSENDLSNDFILEQSLSSRQREVSIDSILEHTLYKGKNTYKHLLSNTKTRRKYSNTSSIGAFSKSTTNISNASSLSSLNQEDDDEDRDFKRYLLKNNLTEEHFYQELLKYNGGKKKKKKKXXXXKKKNFFGNDQDYNNLSTNFDFEQYKNFLNTDNNIYEETLLNCLVKFVFDDENYLKGKFLRAYLMKEVIIKNDSEEIQNALEFLDIDIIGAHFMTLTQFLHEYEDKEEQIKTLIEIFVEELDEQDRVDICKNMIQYMKDNNMDIEAIYESLLDAEFKIPKRVKMILNIKAGMVFGAAIISLILFCCSVFPGGGAFIGLGYVLLAWYISSCVKARNKWTRKRYK, translated from the exons atggttaataaaaatgatatagtagaaaaaagtaataatatttatttttccaacaatgaatatattatagataggaaaaatgaaaataatttgttgaatataaaaaaaacaaaatgtaATACTAAACAGAATAATTGTACTTTCCTGTTTGTTCTTATAAGTTTTGCTTgtgttatattattgttttgTAATGTATATGag GCACcctttattaataatgatcattttttaatatcttACTGCATGCGTACCAGATCCTTATATGAATCCGAAATATTACATCAAGAAAGTTATCATAATGATCTGTTACAATATAGGAATCCTCATAAGAATGTGCAACAGATGGTAAGTGATACAACATTTCATAAGAATAACTTATTAAACAGTGTTGGTAACCATAGGAATGTAAATGACACATTGAGTcatgtaaaaaataaagtagataatctaaataatacaaatgaaaaattaaaaaataaaaaattggAATCGCCAGAAGGTATTTATTCAAATccagaaaaaaaaattaaagaagaaaaattcCAAGGCCATAACAATGTATCCAAAGGTGCTCATTCTTCATATGATGAATTATCGAAAacgaaaaaaataaacaaaatacaaaataatttgaaagaaaaaaggaaCCGTTCAAATgatacattttatttttataataatgtgaatATGGATGAAGGGTCAAAAGATATGACAACATCAAGTAGgatagataataataacaatccaaatgattattataataacaatacAAATGTTTATGATAACAATCCAaatgattattatgataacaatccaaatgattattatgataacaatccaaatgattattataataacaatccaaatgatcattataataacaatccaaatgatcattataataactatccaaatgattattataataacaatacaaatgattattataataacaatacaaatgattattataataacaatacAAATGATTATGAGAACattatgttaaaaaaaaacaaacaaacatattatgattattatcCATTGAAACGTTTTTCTTCAGAAGAAGAATTGGAGAAttacttaaaaaaaaatggattGAGGAAAGAtcattttgaaaaatatttacaaagacaatttataaatggagaagaaaataataaaaaacataatgataatgatgataattataatgatattgATTTATCCATACCTAATTTATACACGTATAATAATAGATCAGAAGAAAacttttataattatatgaatgatAATGGGCTAACAGAGGAACATTTCCAtgaagaattattaaaacGATCAGTATCCGAAAATGATTTAAGTAATGATTTCATATTAGAACAATCTTTATCATCACGACAAAGAGAAGTTTCAATAGATTCTATATTAGAACATACCTTatataaaggaaaaaatacTTATAAACATTTATTATCGAATACTAAAacaagaagaaaatattcaaataCATCATCAATTGGAGCATTTTCAAAAAGTACTACGAATATTTCAAACgcatcatcattatcatcattaaaTCAAGAggatgatgatgaagaccgtgattttaaaagatatctattaaaaaataactTAACAGAAGAACATTTTTATcaagaattattaaaatataatggaggcaaaaaaaaaaaaaaaaaaaaaaaNNNNNNNNacaaaaaaaaaaatttctttGGAAATGATCAAGATTATAATAACTTATCTACAAATTTTGATTTtgaacaatataaaaattttcttaatactgataataatatatatgaagaaaCATTATTAAATTGTTTGGTCAAATTTGTATTTgatgatgaaaattatCTCAAAGGTAAATTCTTAAGAGCTTATTTAATGAAAGAAGTTATCATAAAAAACGATTCCGAAGAAATACAAAATGCCCTAGAATTTCTTGATATTGATATTATAGGGGCACATTTTATGACCTTGACACAATTTTTACATGAATATGAAGATAAAGAGGAACAAATTAAAACTTTAATTGAAATATTTGTAGAAGAGTTGGATGAACAAGACAGAGTtgatatatgtaaaaatatgataCAGTATATGAAGGACAATAATATGGACATTGAAGCTATATATGAGTCCTTGTTAGATGCAGAATTTAAAATACCTAAACGTGTAAAAATGATACTTAATATAAAAGCGGGAATGGTATTTGGTGCAGCAATAATATctttaattcttttttgCTGTAGCGTTTTTCCAGGGGGTGGTGCGTTCATCGGTTTGGGTTATGTACTCTTAGCTTGGTATATATCATCATGTGTTAAGGCACGAAACAAATGGACTCgtaaaagatataaataa